Part of the Ictalurus punctatus breed USDA103 chromosome 9, Coco_2.0, whole genome shotgun sequence genome is shown below.
cgtgtgtgtgtgtgcgtgcgtgtgtgtgtgtgtgtgtgtgtgtgtccatccatccatccattttctgcagtgcttatcctacacagggtcggggcaggggacaccctagacagggtgccaacccatcgcagggcaaaatcGTACATACAgtcacacaccatggacaatttggaaatgcgaatcagcctacaatgcatgtcttttgactgagggaggaaactcgagtacctggaggaaacccccgaagcacagggagaacatgcaaactcagttTGCAGACCAAACCATTTTATAAAATAGGGGGAATATGAACTTATCTGAAGACTTGCAAACGATGCATTGGCCTACATATGTTACAAGAATATACTTATTTCAgtcctttttattattcatgcCAATTGACTACAAAATCCTCCTGGGATACCACCCCGTCTGGGGCTAATCTGGTTACCCCCATTCCCCATGACAACTAGGCTGTCAACATATTACAGTAACAAGCACTTATTTTAAAGAAGTCATGGCAGTCATTGAATTTCTATTTAAGTTCCCAGTTAGCAAAGCCAGGCAGATATGTACAGTTTTTGTGTACTACTAAAGACAACAAAGGTATATCTTTATTAAAgtactttattttattctcaAAGCATGATTGCCACCTTGTGGCCATAGTGCTATTCAGATTATGTTGTAAAATAGAGAAATTTACTACTTTATTAAGATATCATTTTATTAGACTTATTAATGCCTTTGTTGGTAGGCACTTACTGACTCTAGCCCATCTGTTAATGCACAGTGTGACGATTCCATTGAACCTCACCCATCGATGGAAAGGGACCACCATAGGGACTAACATATATTAGGATGGGTGACCATTCTCAGTCTTGcagtaacactgtttttttatttatttattttttagggaCAGGGGGGGCACTTCAATGGTGCCAATGGGTTTAGAATAGTCCACCAACCAAAAACATCAAGCTTGTGAACAAATGGCTGGAGAATATTTAATATGTGCTGCAAAGAAAATTGGATTAACTATATAGCACCACCAAGGTAGGTGTGTCTAATAAAGTGGCTAGTGAAATGTAtacaatatgtaaaatataaccCCAGCAACACTGCTGCAGCTGATACACTCATATCAGTTCAACACATGTCACTGTCACTGCGGTACTGAGAATAATACACCAGACAAATAAAATCTGGTGAGCATTCCTGTGGTAGTTTCTTTACATTGATAGAACAGTATCTGGTAAATTGTGTATAATAGCAGATAATCTATAGTCAGTAAATGTACCTAGAAAGTGACATATATGGTACATGTATCTGATAAAATGGCCAATTaatgtacataaaaatgtagctaaaaattgcattttaaatCACCTAAATTATGTATTAAGAAGACATGTATACAAGGGTCTTCACTATAGGCCAAATAAGGCAGTTCCTAATGTGCATGTATCATCTGTGTAGATGTATAGCCACTTCCAGTGATTGAGATCAGGTTTTCCTAATTTGCTATAAAGATGGAACTTTTTGATCTTCATCTTTGTAGAACATCTTCCTCCACATATACTGTGAGTAGCTGGTAGAGGAAAACCAAGGATGGGACAAAATTTCCTCTGCAGTTAGCCTCTCTGAAGGGTCTAGTCGAAGGATGCTACATATGAGACACCTGACTTTAGGTGAGAGAAGCTCTGGAAGAATAAATTTGCACTTCTGGATTTTACTGTACAGACCGTTGAgttttgtgtgtgagaaaggaTAACATCCAAGCAGAATAGTATACAATATAACTCCAAGTGCCCATACATTTGATGCTTTTCCTGAGTATGAGCTCTCTGGCTGTAGGCTCTCTGGACTGATATAGACTGGACAGCTGTGCTTGCCTGATACAGTATCATCCTTTTCTATCATATATATGTCTTTAAGGGTGCACAGTGCCAACTGggttctacatttaaaaaaagggaataattaacaattacacaaatacataaaaGCAACAGACAACACATATGCATAATTAATGCAAGTTAATACAAAAATTTAAAGATTTCAATAAccttggtaattttttttttacttgaacaAGATCaaacactttttatatatacttATGTTTTTACACTCCTCTCTATtgcaaagaagaaaagaagtcTCACCgctcttcatttttaaatgcaaaatgcTTCATTTTCAGACTATGCAGAACCACACCGTTATTGTGACAATGTGCTACAGCAGAGACTATCTGATGAAAGAGCCTCAGAGCTTCATCTTCACACAAGCCTTTTGAGGACTGAACATATCTGTACACGTTACCGTACGTATGTTCAAAGAAGACGTAAGCTGTAGAGTGTCCAAGGATGATTTCAAATGGATGGTGTAGGTTGGGCTGAACAGGAAGATGAGAGTACACAGCCAGGGACTGGGCATATCTACTAATGGGAAAAACCTACAAAAAAtaccaaacaaataaaataaaaagcaggaaagatagaaaaaaagacagaaagtaagaaagaaagatataATTTCATAATTGTGAACACTGCATTATTGCATGATctgatgatttattttttatttggaaGTTTTAATGCCATCATTGCAGTATGACCAGTTGGATTGTGCCAGCTTCCTAAAACAATCACTactatgaatgtaaatgtaaatcatcCACTCTATAGACTGTGTAGTGTGTAACTGTGTTGGAATATTGTCTGATGTTGGATTACtatgctagaaaaaaaaaaaaaaacagtagaaaccatcatagaaattttaatggtttccactataaAAATGCCATTACAAgacatcagctaaccattaaaaccattaccattaacattactggttcttaatggtatccactaaaCATAATGTGCCACCAATataaggcaacaaattaccagtagagacccacagggaccataaTAATTTCCATTAAACCAGTACAATGGAGGgcaatggtagctcagtggttacgACATTGGCCTACTGATtgaaaggttgtgagttcaaatcttaGCACCACAAAGCTGTCACcgctgggtccttgagcaaaatgtaagtcactctgaatAAGGATATCAACCAAATGCTATAAATGcaaccattaaaactattacaaatTCTATACAGTCCATAAGTAATTGGACAGGAGCCCTATTTTTGTGGCTTTGAAATCTATGCGTActgaatataaaatgaaaacgGGTTCAAAATGTCAGTGTTAATTCAAAGATATTTTCATTCTGGATGAACCACAGTCTACACAGCCACCTCATTTTAATTAATACTGCCATTTAAATTCATCATTAAACATGCATGTGGGAAAAACCTGAGTATAACTCAAGAACCTTGCAGCTGAAAAATGtcaccaaaaaataaataaataaataaaaataaagaaaagaaaaagaaagaaagaaagaaagaaagaaagcagcatgTAATTTTTGGGTATTGAGCTTTGCATACTGTAACACAGCAGTAGATTACACTGGCCATATGGGTGTATGATAATCAGCTCAGCTCACCTTACAGAGCAGATGTTTGCCGCTGTGCAGGTTGACAGCTTTAAACACGTTTTCCGCGACTTCTTCATGCAACACATTTTCACCAACCCTGATATCATGTGAACCACGGGACGCTTTCGTGGAAGCAAAACTCGAAAGCATTTCGTTTGATCAGTAATGAAACGCACTGAACTCGGAAGCTAGTGAGTGCTCTTGCAGGAGGAGAAGTCGTTAAACCGCCCGTGGAACGttaatattaaaagtaaatacaTATGCGGTtttctaaaaacaacaacaaaaccccaACAGCCTGGAAAACGAATAAGCTACTGTACGGTGTAGGCCAACTGTAATTTAAGTACATAATTCTTTACATAATAAAGTCAACGACACTTTATATATTCAGTAGGCTATTTATTAGTTTGCGCAGAATAAATATAGCATTTATTATAAGTTTCAGTGCGTTGGTAAGATGCCACAATAATGCTATTTAGCCTACTAGTGGCATTTAAAGGATTCAAAATGAATTAGACACAGCATGCTTCATGACATGAGGTATAATTACTGTCACACTGAACAATATAAAATAGTagtattactttaaaaaatatatattaaacaataaGTCCTGACTGACAATTGGggaagtttaaaaataaaaataaaattgccaAAAATGCAGGCAGGGCTGATCAAACTGGTAGACCTTCTTCACCAACTGGtaaataatttcattaataaatgtttgagGTTTTCTAAATAACTTACTGCTGTCCatgctggaaaaacaacaacaacaacaatagaaaccattcaAATTTTTggaatggtttccactacaaaccaTACAATGTTAACCATTAAACCCATTACCAAATGATTTCCATTATGTAGTAGGACATATTAAGGATGTggatccttaatggtatccactagacatagacatgccaccaatagaaggcaacaaattacaagtaaagacccacagggaccattagtttccattaaaaccaatacaattcccttCATAActtttaaaaccattacaaactaTATGAgcgtttctattgtttttttgtccaGCAGTTATTACATTGTCTTAATCATTACTTGTCTACAATGTATCATTAGCTGGTTAGAAGTAGTAATTCAGAGACTGTTTCCTCTCTAGCAGCACGCACCAATGGGCAAAGATCATCCATCAGTTTGAGCAGCTCAGCCTGTGTCTTGGCAGCTGGTAGTTGGTCAGACtaagctggatttttcagcaggagTGTCCAAATCACCCTCAGATTAAGGCTGATACAATTCCTCTTAATGCCAGGTGAAAAGCAGGACAACTACACACAGGAAttctacattatatatacaataataaaaagtaattcAGCATCTGATATAGATGATTTAACATGGGGAAGTTTAACATCAACACCAGGAcacaagaaaaacattttatgatgCGTCTTATATTTATGAGCAACACAGTGACACAATGATATGTAACATGTAGGTCTTCTTAGGTCATCTACAAATGTCAATATTCCAACATAAGGGTAACTAAACAGCTTAAACATAAATAAGAGCAATACAGATTTAATCTGAAATAAATCTTACATAGCCATGATTTCAAAATAAAGTGCACAAGCATGAGATCACATCCTGAAATCTGAACATTTATCATGCAAGACAATGCCAGCGACAACATTACAATGAATACACAGAACATACAGAAACACATTTATtctctggtcttttttttttccatgccaCACACCGACACTGAGTGAAACTGTCAAATAATGAATGTGGCTAAGCTGCATCATCTCTGCACTAAAGGGATAAAAGACAACACTAGTCATTAAATAGAATAATGTTTTAATACTGACACAGTATGTGACTCTAGTGTCCTGAATGCTAGTCTTATTATACAAACCATCCACCTTTGAACTAAAAGACTGGCATCGGGGCACATACTGGAGCTAGCATCACTACAGAAGTGTTCAACCAGATTGtcacaataaaacataaaaatgagcAGGGAAGTGTGCCGTGGTGTTACTGCCGATTCACTTTAGGTCACCGGCATCTCCCTGGATCGTCTTCTTGATGCGGAGTAACATGGTGGTCTGCCACTGGTCCAGACGGGAGATTGAGTCAAATTCTTTCACCTGAAAGAGTGTCAGAAAGCACTCAACATAAACAGATCTTGAATTGCAAACTTCTTTTAATTACAGACTTCCAGACTTAAAGTCAAACTTACAGCCTCAGTGAATGCCTCGTTGTTTTGCTCTTCATGTGCTTCCAGTAGTTTCTGTACAGAAGAATTTGCAGTTCAAAGACTACACACATCTCAGCATTGCTtgccattttaaatgtaaaaaatctgtAATGTTTTCAATGAGTTATCTTTCTTACTTACTTTCAAAAGCTTACATTCTCTTGAGTCTGAGAATGCTGGAAACATGCTCTCATACTTCTCTATGGCCAGCTatgaaaatacatggaaattcATGATGTTAAAAGTAATCCACTATATAAGTCATGAAGCACAAATCATCTTTTGTTGCAATATAAACTAGCGAGGGATATAATTTGAGAATAACCAGCTAACAAATGATCATAGAACAAACTAAAGCTGTTGCACTAACCTTTGCATTTAATTCATCCACAATGAAGTGGCACAGTGAAGCCTTCCAGAAGTACTCCTTTGCGTTGTACTTTAGAAGTGGATTATCCATTGTACTAGTTGCAACCTGGTGAGAGGGGAAATATTGCACTCTGCAGGGATATATTTAATACGAGATTAAAGTTCATAAACTGTGTAAACCTGGCACACAAACCTGCTCAAAGATTTCAATGGCTTTTGGATATTGTTCCAGCTGTGCACAGTAAAAGCCAACCTTCAGGAGACATTTGTTGGCAgagctgaaagaaaaaaaaagcacaaatgaaATTTTCCATTGCACAATTAAATGTCcatacatccacccatccatcttctataccgcttatagCTTAGGGAGACTGAAGTCTATCCCatgggactcggggcacaaggcaggggacaccctggatggggtgccaacccatcacagggaacaatcgtgcgcacacatacacccattcacacactgtggacaatttggaaatgccaatcagcctacaacgcatttctttggattgggggaggacaTCAGAGTACCTGGGGAAACCCCTGAGGCATGGGCATAGTTAAATATCTTGGTGTCAAATTAAGATTTAGGATTAACATCTTAACTACGAAACCACTCACACCTTGGACTGGTACAATAACACTCTGTAACCGAGCACAGGGAGTCTGACTAGTTGTGGGTAATACATGCTTCATCATATCTTTGTTATCATTTGATTTGGGTAGTTATTTTTGTGCTACAGCATGTTCAGGCAATATAGTCAACTGGAAACTGAGGGTtgagtttattcattttgtcAGGAgatattttgtaatgttttgtaaaCCAACAACAGATTACAAAACACCTCATGTACCTCCAAAGACAACTAATAATTCTTTAAAGTAGGCAAAATATTAAGAAAGGCCAAAGATGAAATATAAAGAGAGGCAAATCAATACTAAATGAcagttagtgtgtgtgaaataagAAAGAGAAATAACCCTGCATTTTCATAGCTTCCTTTTCCTACAGTTGATACGGGTGAATATGGAGATTACTTCCCATTCTGAAATCCTATCAAGCTGTTCGGTCAGCCAAATAATCTGTAGGGAGCTATTAATATGCTAAACCTCTACACAATGCTCCTTAGAGTGAAATGAAATCTCACATACGTTGTAGTATTTTATAAGTAAATGAAATACCTTTTAGATTCCTCTCCTTTATAATAGTCAGCTGCCTGCTCATAATGGGCCATTGCCTGCAACAAAAAGGACAAGGACCATTTGTGTGCTAAAGGTATCAGTTTGGCAGGGGTGCATCTGAATCAGCCATACTGAGCTGTATAACCGTGAAGTTTTAGCATACATCAAGTTTTGGTTTATTAAGAGAAGAACTATGAATGGAGTTGGACTGCTCATCTTAAAGTAGGGTAAaatttcttttatctttttttttccatcttaaATTTCAGTAAAACTGGTAGACATGACTAAACTCCACTATGAAGCCATATTGTTGGATGAAGGATCCTTTTGTTTCTGACTACCAAGGTGGTTTCCTTAGTGGAGTTTTCTACGACTTTTTAATAGCAAAGTCATCACTTTGTGACCGTGACCTCAAAAGTGTAGCCCATACATCATGTTCGATCTCTTCCCGTTATCATCCTGTAAAGGAGTTAAGAAAGTGGATTCAAAGACACTGAGTGCATAATCAACTGATTTTTGCTAATCttcttatttataaaatgtgaaCCATCAGAGAGAGTGTACTGAGGCACACTAGCTGACAGTagttgtaatattttatttattattaactgaCTGTGTTGCTGAAGAGGACACATGGCTTATTGGTTGTGTAATTTGTTGAAACTTTCCCAACTTCTTGTGTATTTCAGGGCAGGATAGTAAGCTAGTTATGAAACCAATGGGGCCGGTGAGAGTGTTTCCCATTTTAGACCAACAAGACTTAAAACGACTTTTGTTTTTGCCTAAACGTACTGCTACACCTTATGCTATGCATACCAGGTTTGATGCAAGaggtacacaaacacaattGGTTTGTAACCATAAGATGGATATTTCTAAGTTCCAATTGCAGTGGAGCAATTTCTTTGCTTCCAATTAAATGGTCCTTCCCCTTGGGTGAGCTTTAGCACCCAAGGTTTTCAcaaaatacagtggtgcttgaaaggtTGTGAACCCGTTAcaatttctgcataaatatgcctaaaacataataaaattatctaataataaatcctaaaagtagataaagagaaccaaattaaacaaatgagacaaaaatataatacttggtcatttatttattacagaaaatgttagaatattacatatctgtgagtggcaaatgtATGTGAACCTTGGCTATCAGTATCTGGTTTGACCCCGTTGTgaagcaataactgcaactaaaggtttctggtaactgttgatcagtcctttACCTCGGCTTGGACGAAATTTAGCCCAACAGCTTCAacctgggatgttggtgggctTCCTCAATGAACtacttgcttcaggtccttccacaacatttctgttgGATTAAGATGAGGACTTTGACctgacaaatccaaaacattaactttattcttctttaaccattctttggtagaacaacttgtgtgtttaggatcgttgcCTTGCTGCATGgcacactttctcttgagatatAGTTCATGGACCGATGTCCAGACATTTTACTTTAGAATTCTCTGATGcatttcagaattcattgtttcattgatgatggcaagtcatcctggggcaaaacaggcccaaaccatgatactaccactagcatgcagtgttttcctttcttcaaaCATACTGTAGCCCTTctgatttaaaccaaaaaatttattttggactcatctatccacaaaacatttttccaatagccttctgagTTGTCCATGTGAGCTTAGCAAACTGAAAAGGGGCagaaatgttgtttttggagagcaggggctttctccttgcaatcctgccatgcacaccatttttGATTAGTGTTCTCCTGATGCTGGACTCATGAAcgttaacattagccaatgtgagagagacctttagttgcttagatgctaccctggctcctttatgacctcgcagactattacacgtcttgctcttggagtgatctttgttggttgatcaCTCCTGGGAAGGGTaataatggtcttgaatttccgtcatttgtacacatttgtacaatttgtacatttgtacaataagtgaccaagtataatatttttgtctcatttgtttaattgggatcccttggtctacttttagaacttgtgtgaaaatctcatgttttgggtcatattaATTTAGATATACAGAAAgttttaaagggttcacaaactttcaagcaccactgtatgtgaGAGTTACTGTAGAGCCCCTGAAACACTGGGGTCTGTGGATGGTGTGTGGATAGTCCCACCAAGTAACAAGCCAAACAGAGCTCCCGATCTCACATATGGAAGCTCTAGGTTTTAAAATCAATTGCATAAAGAGACGATTGGCACCTATGCAGTCATGTGACACCTACATAGTTCATAGACATGAAGTTTTACTGGCAGACTTGCAGACCTATCATAAATACAGTCAGAAAATTACAAGTGGCCacacaacacccaaacaggtaTGTAGACTTCTCTCATGAATGTTGACAGCAGCGAGCATTGGCAAGGCTGGGAATTCTGCACCTCAATCCATTTCAATGTTTGCTGAATGTTCAATCAAATAGCAAAAGCATGTGTCCTCCATTAAGtcattctgtttttataattttttattttgctttgtgtttttttgacAACACCAACACCCTTCAGCCAAGTGTATGCTATCTAATATCAAAGGACAGTCGTTGACCTTAAAATGCAACTGGACAATGATGTTTCATGCCCAATATTTACAAAGGTAACAAtggtcagtccctccaggattttatgagtttgcgatctcagaaattaatgtaaaatcaagcaaactctgcaatactcagaggagcttgcaatgtttaaaaattaccacagattttcagcagatttgggacaagatgtgtcatgtgacatcacaacgtgcattcagccaaagcctttGATTTATGTTCGTTGAACAAGAGagcagctaaaaggtctcatctaccaacaaacaaataaccaaactgattcattttaaaacatctcattttaatatattttgatacggaccccctgcaattacaccactgaccactaggggtccgcaGAAAGACTGCAATAGACGGTAGAATACATAGTGTAAGTTTATAGTAAGTCATTTACTCTTATTTACtatagtatttactctctgaagcgcGTTTTCGGAGCAGAAGTAACGcagtgagtaaatgtaccgcAACTAATTAGAACAACGaattgataatgagattcgttgagaAAGATTTTCATAAacaattattatcgattttatcgattagttgttgcaacTCTAAAAGATATTGAAAAAACTTTATTAGCATTGCATTTATAGTTTAATTAAGACTGAGCGAAGATGTGCATTTTAATTTAAGAACATAATTTTAAGGTAATTAAAGCTTCTCTTGTTCTCTGGATTGATTGTGGGTCTCAAGCTAGTTAAGCGAGCTTATTACAGCTATGGATTCATTTGAATGATGCATAATGTAGAGCTCCCTCTTTTAAAAGGCTGCACTGATCAGAAATTTGCAATTAAATCTTACCTTTTCGATATCCACCAGCTCAGACTCGTATATTTCCGCAATAGTCATGTGGTGTTTGGCTGCAATTGTAAATCGACCCTGTGAAAGAAGGATAACACTGATAGAAAGCacaattatggaaaaaaaagacgAAGTTCTATGTGATATCTGGACAAGACAGAGCTCAACATTTAAGCGTGCTGATCTTACCATGTCCGTATATATGTCGATGGCTGCATTTAAGCAGTTTATAGCCTCTGTTTGATGCATTGGGAAAGAATAGGTGAAGTTGTTAGTGGAGAGTTAAAGGCATGTAATAGCAAAGAGACATAATAAGGTAACAATTTAACTGTGCTTTAACTTAACTTTTGTTCTGTCCGTCATAGACCaaaggttctcaaccttttgtaactaaaggcccccccaagcctcccctatcttGTGGTACGTGGCATGCCCACAACACCGCCCCaaatattggaggagaccaggtataatgattatctattatataaaatctatctatatatagcCTCATCTATAAtctagatagattttttttgcttttgtgtttttgtacttattttaaattacttttcataactttagtgatttttaaaataacttttataaaactatataacggataGGTTTGGAGCATGaattatcaaaaatgtttctgaacactataacacctttgaacaagagaactaggctgtaataacgtggactattttacacgtaaaacatgttgcattccattcgtcttacattctaaaaacattcacatatgaaTTATGTAAACTGGGACAAAGGGCGCGCCTTTTAGCCATGACATCAGTGGGATGAGTGGGACACCTGCGCGTGCTTTGTT
Proteins encoded:
- the napba gene encoding N-ethylmaleimide-sensitive factor attachment protein, beta a, whose amino-acid sequence is MDTSGKEKEAIQLMADADKKVKSSGSFLGGMFGGNHKVEEACEMYARAANMFKMAKNWSAAGSAFCQAAKLHMQMQNKLDAATSFVDAGNAFKKADPQEAINCLNAAIDIYTDMGRFTIAAKHHMTIAEIYESELVDIEKAMAHYEQAADYYKGEESKSSANKCLLKVGFYCAQLEQYPKAIEIFEQVATSTMDNPLLKYNAKEYFWKASLCHFIVDELNAKLAIEKYESMFPAFSDSRECKLLKKLLEAHEEQNNEAFTEAVKEFDSISRLDQWQTTMLLRIKKTIQGDAGDLK
- the LOC108269670 gene encoding tribbles homolog 2; this encodes MLSSFASTKASRGSHDIRVGENVLHEEVAENVFKAVNLHSGKHLLCKVFPISRYAQSLAVYSHLPVQPNLHHPFEIILGHSTAYVFFEHTYGNVYRYVQSSKGLCEDEALRLFHQIVSAVAHCHNNGVVLHSLKMKHFAFKNEERTQLALCTLKDIYMIEKDDTVSGKHSCPVYISPESLQPESSYSGKASNVWALGVILYTILLGCYPFSHTKLNGLYSKIQKCKFILPELLSPKVRCLICSILRLDPSERLTAEEILSHPWFSSTSYSQYMWRKMFYKDEDQKVPSL